GACACCATATTAGTTGAACACAAATTTTATGTCTCGAAAGACGAGTAAATGAACGATAATGAAATTCCTATTCAACATTGAAACTGGAGTGAGAATTCACTCCACGCAATTGACTGATCCATTAAGCGATGTAAAACAAGAAATAAAACCTTTTTTCGAGAACCAAGCTCCAATCATAGCAGATGTGGATTGCATTTTTGTTTTCTACAGAGTATTTGACTTTCCCAATGATTTTAAAACTGTTTCGCGCTACTCCAAAAAAGAAAATTGCCTAACCTTCACTTATGCTGAAACCGATTTAGAACCTTTTCAAAAAGATGATAAGGTCAAAATAAAAGAGTACATGAAGCTGGCTATCTACAAAGCCCTCTTGAATGTCACCAAAACACGCGGTTTTAAAGGGAAAGATGAAATTTTGGAAATGGCTGAGAATTTTAAAACTTCGTTCAATCTATGCCCATAGAGTGGTTGGATTTTAAAATCGTGATAAGTAAAGTTCCAAATCACTTCACATAGCCGCAACCACGAACCGATGGCTGATTTGCCAACCAATGGAAAAAGACAAAACAATACTTGATTTACTTGAGAGATTAAAATCCTCACTTGATCTTACAGCCCTTAAAGTAGTAGATCACTGGCCCTCAGACCTATGTGCTATTGGCCTTCAAAAAGAAAATAGGCTTATCTACATTTCAACTTTTAATTTCGCAAATAGAGAAAAGCCTGGGTATGATTATGATTTAGAATTAATTAACCGCTTAGACGAAACCAATATTTACATTCTAAAAAAAGGTAGAGAGGCCTCTGAAGATGAGTTAATTAATGAAATTAAAGCTTTCTTTGAGTTGTAACCGAGGAGGAACTTAAGGAAGAGGAATTATGAATATTATAGCAAACGAGGAAAAGGATATGTATTCATTTCCCGCTTTTGTGGCTAATGCTGCTGATTTGATGTCTAAATATAATGACCAGTGGTTTCATTTAGATTACCTGAATAGCAAAGAAGGTCAGAAGGCCATACAACTTGCGGAGCAATGTATCCTTTACACTAGACCTGTAAACAGAATTTGCACAGTGGGCGGTAACAGAATAATGAGTCCGGATAATTACATATTTATCCCATTGCTCACTTCAAATGAAAAAGAGGCTTTGTATAAGTTTAACTTTTTAACCTTTGATAGGAGCAACCTTGGTAAATGGGACAAAAGAGAGGAGTTTATTGAGGCCGCTAAACAATTTAAAAATGAAGGAAAGTGGTCTGATACAAGCGAATTTAAGTTCCTTGATGACTTAATAAAACAGATGAGTAAATACTAAACTGGAAGCCCTTCTTAAAAACCTGAAAATATGGATAGCATTCCCTTAGCGCAATAAACCCTTTCCCTCCAAATCCTCCCGCATCTTCCTATGATTCGCCCAAAAGCGATCTTTAATCTGCTGGAAAACCCTAGTAAATTCAGCCTTCTCTTTCATGGGCTTTACCAAGGGCTCATACTCCAATAAAAGGAACCAATATTGAATATGGTCTTCTTGCGAGAATTGCTCCAAATACTCCAATGACTTCTCCCAATCCTGAGCATAGGCATAACGGATCGCCTGATGCGCATTCTGATATTTCGAATCATTAGCCTCACAGTAGGCTACATAATCCGCGAATAAGCTGTCAGCCTTAGCCCTATAGCCCAAGGCGCGATACACATAGGCGATCTTGGCATTTTCATAGGTATAGAGTTCCAAATTATTCGCTTCGCGATGTCGCACCAATTTAGAGAAATAAAAATAGGCACTGTCATTATCCTCCAGCACATAATGCAGTTTAGCCAGGTCTTGCAGCACATCCATGGCATTAGTGTCGCGTCGGTATAAGCGGCTAAGGGCATTGGCCGCCTTTTGCCAATCCTTATCCTGCACCAAATCCACAAAAACCCTTAAATGCGGAACAAATGGATTGGCTGGGTATAAACTTTGCGACTGATCCAAATAAGCATCCGCCTCCCTAAAAAATCCCGCCTGCACCAAAGCATTGGCCAATTGCAAATAGCGATAACTCTTGGCGGTAGAATCCTGAGCCTGACCATCCAACTGAATTCCCTTTAAGGCATACTCCACATATTTGGCGCTATTGGGAATATAATAAGCGTAAAAATCCGAAAGCATTTGAATGGCCGCCGCCGAATTAGGATTGTAATCCAAAGCCTTTTCCAAATGCGGTAAGGCCAGGCGATAATCCTGCACCTGCAAATAATAGCAAGCCTTAGCTATCAGACTTACATCCAATTTTGAATCGTATAAAAGCGCCTGATCCGAATATTGATTAATCAAGTCGGTGTACTGCTTTTCCCGCTGAAAAAGATCCAGGAAATAATAAGACAAGGCCAAATCCGCATAAGCCAAAGCAAATTCTTCATCTTCGGCAATGGCCTTTTCAAAATAGCCAATCGCCTGCTGCAAACTCTCATGGGTCCGCGCATAAAAGGGATCCAAACCCTGTAAATAATAATCGTAGGCCGCTAAACTCTGAGTGGGCCGCTTGGCAATGCGCGCACGCTCCTCCTCCGAAACATAAACCTGAATCGCATCCGCAATTTCGGCCGCCACCTCCCGCTGCAAATCGAATATATCCTGGAGCTCCCGATGGTATTCGGCGGCCCATAATGGCTCATCGCGAGCAGCATCAATCAGCTGAATGTGCAGCAAAACCTTGTCCCCCACCTTTTGACCACTGCCCTCCACCAAATACTGCACTTGCAGCTCATCGGCAATCTCGGGAATCGACAATGCCGTAGTACGAAACTTCTCCGCCGAGGTACGACTGATCACCCGCAAATCTTCAATCTTCTGCAAATTGTTGAGGGTCGACTCCATCAAGCCATTCACGAAATACAAATTGCTCGAATCGCTGCTTTCATTTTTAAAAGGCAAAACCACGATCGACTTTTCCGATTCCAAAGCTGGTTCTAGCTCCGCATCAGGATAAAGGAAGAAAAAGGCAATCAAGATTAGAGCTACCGCTGCCAAGGCATAATAGAAACCATTTCTTTTGGGTTTTTTTTCGGCTTTCGCCGGATCTGTCTTTAGCTCTTCTTGTGGCTCCGGAATTTTATTCTGCTCCCATTTCCCGGGAGGATACCCATAGTGTTCTCGAAAACATTTAACGAAATAGCTCACACTCCCAAAGCCTACCTCATAGGCTACTTCGGAAACAGAGGAAGCTCCCCCTCCCAATTTGAGCAAGGCCTGCTTTAAGCGATAAGCGCGAATAAACTGACTGGCTGACAGCTCCGTGTCCTTTTTAATCTTTCGCAAAAGATTGGAGCGACTCATGTGCATGGCCTCCGCTAGTTCCGAAACCCCAAATGTCTCCGAACTTAAATTCTCTAAAAGAA
The Croceimicrobium hydrocarbonivorans genome window above contains:
- a CDS encoding helix-turn-helix domain-containing protein yields the protein MEDRQNSPSDFIKQAEEILLENLSSETFGVSELAEAMHMSRSNLLRKIKKDTELSASQFIRAYRLKQALLKLGGGASSVSEVAYEVGFGSVSYFVKCFREHYGYPPGKWEQNKIPEPQEELKTDPAKAEKKPKRNGFYYALAAVALILIAFFFLYPDAELEPALESEKSIVVLPFKNESSDSSNLYFVNGLMESTLNNLQKIEDLRVISRTSAEKFRTTALSIPEIADELQVQYLVEGSGQKVGDKVLLHIQLIDAARDEPLWAAEYHRELQDIFDLQREVAAEIADAIQVYVSEEERARIAKRPTQSLAAYDYYLQGLDPFYARTHESLQQAIGYFEKAIAEDEEFALAYADLALSYYFLDLFQREKQYTDLINQYSDQALLYDSKLDVSLIAKACYYLQVQDYRLALPHLEKALDYNPNSAAAIQMLSDFYAYYIPNSAKYVEYALKGIQLDGQAQDSTAKSYRYLQLANALVQAGFFREADAYLDQSQSLYPANPFVPHLRVFVDLVQDKDWQKAANALSRLYRRDTNAMDVLQDLAKLHYVLEDNDSAYFYFSKLVRHREANNLELYTYENAKIAYVYRALGYRAKADSLFADYVAYCEANDSKYQNAHQAIRYAYAQDWEKSLEYLEQFSQEDHIQYWFLLLEYEPLVKPMKEKAEFTRVFQQIKDRFWANHRKMREDLEGKGLLR